The Xanthomonas sontii genomic sequence CGACCATCGTGGCGTGTGTCGCCGGCTTCATGCTCGTCGGCTATTCGCCGATGCCGTGTGCCTGCGAGACGCCATGGCAGCTGGTGTATGCCGCGTCCGGCTTGCCGTCTGACCGTCCCTATCGGACCTATGACGCGGAGCAGCTGCAACGTGGCCTCGACCGCCATCTTGCAGGATCGACTGTGACAGGTTCGAGCGACTACTTCTTCGACGCCTGCCAGGAAACGGCACCCCGGCGGCGGCGATGCATCATCGCCACCGAAGAGTCGCTGCTGCGAAAGTCGGGCTACGTGATCGAGATGGAAACGGACGCGAAGGGAAGGCTCGAACGCACCCACGTAACGACCTACTCGGCGTGGCGCTAGCCGCAAGTCTCGCAACGTACCCGGCAGGCAGCGCCGAACTCGTCACGGACGAAAAGTCGGGTTAGGCGCTCAAGCGCGTGCTTGAAAATCTGCCGGGCGTCGAGGACGACATCAAGCAGCAGATCCTGTCCGGCCTTGATGAGCACGGCGGAGTGCTCACCGAGCCAACTGCCGCCAAGGATTTCGTGCCCACACTGCGTCTCTACCGGGGCCAGCTGGTCGCCGTTGGTCACGATGATCACCTGCAGGAAATGCGTCGCCAGGACGAGATCGGCGCTGGTCCTGCCGCAGTCCCCCAACTGGAGAAGTCTAATGTGTCGGCCTCACTGATCAGGGGGTAGATGAACGTGCGGGACGTCTACCTCAGTCAACCCAACGACGCGCACCGACACTCCGCCGTAGACACCCCGCCGTTCCAGTGATTGGTAGCCATTGACCGCAATCACTGGCTCGGCGAGGATCGCGCCACGCCGCGCTTCTGCGGAACCAGGAACAAACGGGCCGCAGATGGACGGTACAGCGATTCGGTTAGGAATTGTGGCCCTTGTCTTTGTCACATGTGCTTCGGTGAACTATTCCGCTCTCCGGATGGCCGGTGGCCTGCCTGGGAGGATGAAGACACTTGGCGTGATGTTTGGCGCTGTCGGCATCCTCTTGATGGTTCTGGTGGTGCTATGCGTCTTCATCTCCCTGCTTCAATACTTCATCGGCGGCGGCACCTATGTGGTCGTAAGGCTGCTTGATCCACTCCTCTTGGGCGTAGGGTTCTTCACCACCGGCTCTCTCATTACCCTAGTGCTTGGCACGCGAGGCAGGCATGACAAAAAACCTCGCTGACTCAATCGGACCTACTGCGCTCAGTGGAGCGACGCAATGCAAGCGGACATCGCTTTGAACTCCACCAACGTTGTTGCCCGCAACTTCGCCCAATACGCTGCATACGACGACTGCTCGTTCGTCGGTCGTCTCCATGAAGAGATGCGCTGGGACGGGGACGAGTACTGGCTTCTGGAGAAGGCACTGTACGACCTGGCGACCGATGGCGAGCTTGAGCGCGAGACGGCATGGCCTCTGTTCCGCATCTTCAGCTTCGTGCTGATGCTCCTTGGTTGCCACTTCAATCCGATCGACTTCTTTGCGATCAAGGGCGCCTCCGACGAAGATGTTCACGATCTGCGCGACCGATTCCAGTTGGTGTTTGAAGGCTTCTATGCTGGCAGCATGCCGGCACACCACAGGCTTGACCCGTCTAACCCGTTGTTGACGTCGACTCATCACTTAGCACATCAGGCGCACTTATGGATCTGTCCCAATTGGAATTTCACGACGCGGTGCTATTGGGCGTTTCCCTCGACACGGTCGAGCGCGCTGCCGAGATACGACTCGCCTACTATCCATCGAGCCAATCGCGCGAGCGGGTATTGGGCATCCTTTGCTTTCGCGGAGTGGCGCGCCTCAATCAGATCACGGACCTGGACGCGTTGCAGCAGCACGCCGGACCCGGCAACATCAGTCAGTTCGTCACTGGCGAGCAGCCCGGCGTCAGTCATCTCTACCTGGTTCGCGGCTTGATCGAAATCGTGGCCAACGCAGTCGCTTTCCGTGCCGTGCCTGATAGCTGGCAACAGCCGCTACGCTCTCTTGATGTCACTTGAACTCGAGGCCTGCCGGCCAGGATCGTTTCCATGAATATATGGTTTCTGCTACTAGCGTTGGCACCCACCGTCGCTCCCGCACAGCCTGCGGGTCGCTATGTGGCGGTAACAGAGACGGAGTACGAACTGGAGCTGATCCTTGAAAGCTCCGGAACTGCGCGCATCAAGCGCCACGTGTGGGAAGCCGATCACTCGGCGGCTGACGTTCGCTCCAGTCTGAAGGGGCACTGGATCTACCGAAACGACGCGGTCGAGGTGACGTTTGCCTCGGGAAAGGCCGCTTCCTTCCTACTCGTCTCTTGCCCGCCATACGCCGAATTCGGCAGGAATGGCTGTTCGCCTGGGCTCAAGCTCATCAAGACCAGCCTTCCAACACATTGGGGCCTGCAACGGTTCGGTTTGTGGCGTGCGGATCTTCTCCGGGCAGGCAGCTAGCCAACGAGGCAATATGACCGGGCCTGATCGACGTTTGGGCTCGGGTTCCACAAGACGCTTGCCAAGGTCGAGGCACCTACACGAGGCCATGACGTGCGCCGACCGGCGCATGTGGAT encodes the following:
- a CDS encoding Imm41 family immunity protein, which codes for MQADIALNSTNVVARNFAQYAAYDDCSFVGRLHEEMRWDGDEYWLLEKALYDLATDGELERETAWPLFRIFSFVLMLLGCHFNPIDFFAIKGASDEDVHDLRDRFQLVFEGFYAGSMPAHHRLDPSNPLLTSTHHLAHQAHLWICPNWNFTTRCYWAFPSTRSSALPRYDSPTIHRANRASGYWASFAFAEWRASIRSRTWTRCSSTPDPATSVSSSLASSPASVISTWFAA